One Fusarium falciforme chromosome 1, complete sequence genomic window carries:
- a CDS encoding PH domain-containing protein translates to MAEEQKNVVVPEETKPETTGISAPTVETPAESKPAEETPAVAAESAPTAEDKPAEEAKPAEAEEAPKAEEKKEEVKPIEEGHLNHKAQGLSFPKNLIASKEFFWFGSEAVEPKALAHYLKAEKSADTAHSNIAWASETGKGLLFVGDKTTPSSVISLADATEPETDGSHKFHLTSKGNKHTFKAANAAERDNWVAQLKLKIAEAKELVATVTESETYKATVESFKPAVPKKEEKAAEAPKEEPAPVVEEPAAEAAPATEEAPKEEEAKEERKKEEVKSEEPKRRSASRKRTSFFGFGKKEESKKEEVKKEAEAKPAEETAVAVETPAEEAPKTEEAPKIEEPAKPAEVVEEPAKAAEETPAEAAPAAEEKPAESPKEKPAPNKRNSFFGNVFSKKEKKTPELKPTEPAEAPKEGEATEAAPVIPPVEATTPLAVDVSSPATVPAETTEAAAATSPAPEAKKEIKEKRKSSLPFAFGKRDKSPAPGEGEKVKESPFSKLRNTIRGKSPKPAEKHAEEPKEETVKEEPAKEEEAKSEAPKEEEAAKPAEPEAENKPENATTPAPVVTAAA, encoded by the exons ATGGCCGAGGAACAGAAGAACGTCGTCGTCCCCGAGGAGACCAAGCCTGAGACCACCGGTATCTCGGCTCCCACCGTCGAGACTCCCGCCGAGTCCAAGCCCGCCGAAGAGACACCCGCTGTCGCTGCCGAGTCTGCTCCCACTGCTGAGGACAAGCCTgctgaggaggccaagcccgctgaggctgaggaggcccccaaggccgaggagaagaaggaggaggtcaagCCCATCGAGGAGGGTCACCTGAACCACAAGGCTCAGGGTCTGAGCTTCCCCAA GAACCTGATTGCCAGCAAGGAGTTCTTCTGGTTCGGCTCCGAGGCCGTCGAGCCCAAGGCCCTCGCCCATTacctcaaggccgagaagtCTGCCGATACTGCCCACTCCAACATCGCCTGGGCTTCCGAGACTGGCAAGGGTCTTCTCTTCGTCGGCGACAAGACCACCCCCTCTAGCGTCATCAGCCTG GCTGATGCTACTGAGCCCGAGACCGATGGCTCCCACAAGTTCCACCTCACCTCCAAGGGCAACAAGCATACCTTCAAGGCTGCCAACGCCGCTGAGCGTGACAACTGGGTTGCCCagctgaagctcaagatcgccgaggccaaggagctcgtCGCCACTGTCACCGAGTCGGAGACCTACAAGGCCACCGTCGAGAGCTTCAAGCCTGCTGTTCctaagaaggaggagaaggctgctgaggcCCCCAAGGAGGAGCCCGCCCCTGTCGTTGAGGAGcccgccgccgaggctgccCCTGCTACCGAGGAGGctcccaaggaggaggaagccaaggaggagcgcaagaaggaggaggtcaagTCTGAGGAGCCCAAGCGACGATCCGCCAGCCGCAAGCGCACTTCTTTCTTCGGCTTcggcaagaaggaggagtccaagaaggaagaggtcaagaaggaggctgaggctaAGCCCGCCGAGGAGACCGCCGTTGCCGTCGAGACCCCTGCCGAGGAGGCTCCTAAGACTGAGGAGGCCCCCAAGATCGAGGAGCCCGCCAAGCCCGCTGAGGTCGTTGAGGAGCctgccaaggctgctgaggagacCCCCGCTGAGgctgctcctgctgctgaggagaagcccgctGAGAGTCCTAAGGAGAAGCCTGCTCCCAACAAGCGCAACAGCTTCTTCGGTAACGTCTTCTctaagaaggagaagaagactcCCGAGCTGAAGCCCACTGAGCCCGCCGAGGCCCccaaggagggagaggctACTGAGGCTGCCCCCGTCATCCCTCCTGTCGAGGCCACCACTCCCCTTGCCGTTGACGTCTCCAGCCCTGCTACCGTCCCCGCTGAGACCACcgaggctgctgccgctACCTCTCCCGcccccgaggccaagaaggagatcaaggagaagcgaaAGTCTTCTCTCCCCTTCGCCTTCGGCAAGCGCGACAAGTCTCCCGCCCCCGGCGAGGGtgagaaggtcaaggagagccCCTTCTCCAAGCTCCGCAACACTATCCGCGGCAAGTCCCCCAAGCCTGCTGAGAAGCACGCCgaggagcccaaggaggagaccgtcaaggaggagcctgctaaggaggaggaggccaagtctGAGGcccccaaggaggaggaggctgccaagcctgccgagcccgaggccgagaacAAGCCTGAGAACGCTACCACTCCCGCTCCTGTCGTCACCGCCGCTGCCTAG
- a CDS encoding Succinate-semialdehyde dehydrogenase produces MALLQRLVAPSSRGALRQSPVIALMITRRASNMAPPKLKDPSLLKQDVCYVNGEWVKAKSGKTFKVNDPSNGELIGTCPEFNAEDTQSAIRAGADAFPSFRSKTGRERSKLLRAWYEQMTANAEDIAKLITWENGKPIADAKGETTYAANFLEWFSEEAPRVYGDTIPSSVPGNRVWTIKEPVGVCGLITPWNFPAAMITRKIGPALAAGCTVVCKAPAETPFTSLALAELAHRAGIPRGVVNVVTSMENTPELGELLTSDPTIKKISFTGSTGVGKLLMKQSSGTLKKLSMELGGNAPFIVFDDADVDAAVAGAISSKFRSSGQTCVCANRIYVQRGIYDEFVKKFTEKVKTFSVGNGFEQGVTHGPLIHDRAVQKAEDHVKDAEKKGGKVTIGGQRLNDLGPNFYAPTVIRDMTSDMDMASQETFGPVAGLFPFETEEEVVRMANNTEVGLAGYFFSRDLERVHRIAEALEVGMVGVNTGIISDPAAPFGGVKESGFGREGSLYGISEYQITKMITYGGMGKALQS; encoded by the exons ATGGCTCTACTTCAACGCTTGGTTGCTCCCTCTTCGCGAGGCGCGCTGCGACAGTCTCCAGTCATTGCATTGATGATCACTCGCAGAGCTTCCAACATGGCGCCTCCTAAG CTCAAGGATCCGTCTCTTCTGAAGCAGGATGTCTGCTATGTCAATGGCGAAtgggtcaaggccaagtcgGGCAAGACGTTCAAGGTGAACG ATCCATCAAACGGCGAGCTTATCGGAACCTGTCCCGAGTTCAACGCAGAGGATACCCAGTCAGCCATTCGAGCAGGTGCCGAtgctttcccttctttccgTTCCAAGACGGGACGTGAGCGGTCTAAGCTGTTGCGCGCATGGTATGAGCAGATGACTGCTAATGCTGAGGATATCGCCAAGCTCATTACCTGGGAGAATGGAAAGCCTATTGCTGATGCCAAGGGCGAGACCACTTATGCCGCCAACTTCCTCGAGTGGTTTAGCGAGGAGGCCCCACGAGTGTACGGTGACACTATTCCCAGCTCTGTCCCCGGAAACCGAGTATGGACCATCAAGGAACCCGTAGGAGTGTGCGGTTTGATTACACC ATGGAACTTCCCTGCGGCCATGATCACGCGAAAGATCGGACCTGCGCTGGCAGCGGGTTGCACAGTTGTCTGCAAGGCCCCCGCCGAGACGCCATTTActtctctggctctggccgAGCTGGCTCATAGGGCAGGCATCCCCAGGGGCGTTGTTAATGTGGTGACTTCTATGGAGAATACCCCTGAACTCGGCGAGCTTCTTACTTCTGATCCTACCATCAAGAAGATTTCCTTCACTGGATCTACTGGGGTTGGTAAACTCCTTATGAAGCAGTCGTCTGGTActctcaagaagctctcgaTGGAGCTCGGTGGCAACGCCCCTTTCATCGTCTTTGATGACGCCGACGTCGATGCTGCCGTTGCTGGAGCTATTTCGTCCAAGTTCCGATCTTCAGGACAGACTTGCGTGTGTGCCAACCGCATCTACGTCCAGCGTGGTATCTATGACGAGTTTGTTAAAAAGTTTACCGAAAAGGTCAAGACATTTAGCGTGGGTAACGGTTTTGAGCAGGGTGTCACACATGGGCCTCTGATCCACGATCGTGCAGTCCAAAAGGCCGAGGATCACGTCAAGGATGCCGAGAAGAAAGGTGGCAAGGTCACTATCGGAGGCCAGAGACTTAACGACCTGGGCCCCAACTTTTACGCGCCTACCGTTATTCGAGATATGACATCTGACATGGACATGGCGTCGCAGGAGACATTTGGACCTGTGGCTGGTCTCTTCCCCTTCGAgacggaggaagaggtggtTAGAATGGCCAACAACACCGAAGTTGGCCTGGCTGGTTACTTCTTCTCGCGCGATCTCGAGCGGGTGCACCGCATCGCAGAGGCCCTCGAGGTGGGCATGGTGGGCGTCAACACTGGTATCATCTCGGACCCTGCTGCACCCTTTGGTGGCGTCAAGGAGAGTGGCTTCGGCCGTGAGGGCTCGCTGTACGGTATTTCCGAGTACCAGATCACCAAGATGATTACATACGGAGGAATGGGCAAGGCTCTCCAGTCATGA
- a CDS encoding Serine/threonine-protein phosphatase gives MGNQSSRESGSKGSGSAGPDGPLQSYPSFSRSDTKDSSRSFRSLRSKIPGSGKTDSPRNSQIISNGDSTTDSKSEGTSGRSGRSGRSSSSRLSRSELPPLKTDATDISTSESALAESAVGDDQPPPSPVQGHSKGGAHDVSAAQASGEVDHVSDQPPSVNAGANTHMQNPGQSILVKRENTINPIHNGPSADSKEGNSNVAMSDIKDIDLDDFIKRLLDAGYAGKVTKSVCLKNAEIVAICQRAREVFLSQPALLELDAPVKVVGDVHGQYTDVIRMFEMCGFPPNSNYLFLGDYVDRGKQSLETILLLLCYKLKFPENFFLLRGNHECANVTRVYGFYDECKRRCNVKIWKTFIDCFNTLPIAAIVAGKIFCVHGGLSPALVHMDDIRNIARPTDVPDYGLLNDLLWSDPADMEQDWEANERGVSYCFGKRVITEFLADHDFDLICRAHMVVEDGYEFFNDRVLVTVFSAPNYCGEFDNWGAVMSVSAELLCSFELLKPLDSSALKSHIKKSRNKRQHMLNSPPALVQPQSV, from the exons ATGGGTAACCAAAGCTCCCGGGAGAGTGGCTCCAAGGGCTCCGGCTCTGCCGGCCCTGACGGCCCCCTCCAGTCTTACCCATCGTTCAGCAGATCTGATACCAAGGACTCGTCGCGATCCTTTCGCTCTCTGCGATCCAAGATCCCCGGCAGCGGCAAGACGGACAGTCCCAGGAACTCTCAGATTATATCCAACGGCGATTCTACAACCGACTCCAAGAGCGAAGGTACCTCTGGACGGTCCGGTAGGAGCGGGCGTTCGAGCTCATCCCGACTGAGCCGGAGTGAGCTCCCTCCCCTCAAAACGGATGCGACAGACATCTCCACTTCCGAGTCAGCGCTTGCAGAGTCCGCCGTTGGAGACGACCAACCCCCGCCGTCTCCCGTCCAGGGCCACTCCAAGGGCGGCGCCCACGACGTGAGCGCGGCTCAGGCTTCCGGCGAGGTTGATCATGTCTCGGATCAGCCTCCGTCGGTCAACGCGGGCGCGAATACGCACATGCAGAACCCAGGCCAGTCGATCCTGGTGAAGCGGGAAAACACCATCAACCCTATCCACAATGGCCCCTCAGCAGACTCTAAGGAGGGCAACTCCAATGTTGCCATGTCCGACATCAAGGATATTGATCTCGATGATTTTATAAAGCGACTCTTGGATGCGGGCTACGCTGGAAAGGTTACCAAGAGTGTCTGCCTGAAGAATGCCGAAATTGTGGCCATTTGTCAGAGGGCCAGGGAAGTCTTCCTGTCGCAACCTGCGCTCCTGGAATTGGATGCCCCCGTCAAGGTTGTAGGAGATGTCCACGGCCAGTACACGGACGTTATCAGAATGTTTGAGATGTGTGGATTCCCCCCGAATTCCAACTACCTGTTCCTGGGCGACTATGTCGATCGAGGCAAGCAATCTCTGGAGACGATCCTTCTACTCCTCTGCTATAAGCTCAAGTTCCCCGAgaacttcttcctcctccgcgGAAACCACGAGTGCGCTAATGTCACACGAGTGTACGGATTTTACGATGAGTGCAAGAGGCGCTGCAAcgtcaagatctggaagACATTCATCGACTGCTTCAACACACTCcccatcgccgccatcgtTGCCGGCAAGATCTTTTGCGTTCACGGAGGCCTATCGCCGGCGCTGGTCCACATGGACGACATTCGAAACATTGCTCGACCAACAGATGTCCCCGACTACGGCCTGCTCAACGATTTGCTATGGTCAGACCCCGCAGACATGGAGCAGGATTGGGAAGCCAACGAGAGGGGCGTCAGCTACTGTTTTGGAAAACGCGTCATCACCGAGTTTCTGGCGGATCACGACTTTGATCTTATCTGCCGCGCGCATATGGTGGTCGAGGACGGGTACGAATTCTTTAACGACCGGGTTTTGGTTACTGTCTTTAGCGCCCCCAAT TACTGCGGCGAATTCGACAATTGGGGCGCAGTCATGTCTGTGTCTGCGGAGCTCCTTTGCAGCTTTGAGCTCTTGAAGCCTCTTGACTCGAGCGCTTTAAAGAGTCATATCAAGAAGAGCCGGAACAAGCGGCAGCACATGTTGAACAGTCCT CCTGCCTTGGTCCAGCCGCAGAGCGTATAG